One stretch of Segatella copri DNA includes these proteins:
- a CDS encoding helix-turn-helix domain-containing protein, with product MSNEVMTRNSEWMNHIVNHLNRMVDNFERAVMNYRPMLDGERFMTDKELCARLQLSRRTLQDYRNNGVIPYIQLGGKILYRESDIQKILMANYREAYRMKGV from the coding sequence ATGAGCAATGAAGTAATGACAAGAAACAGCGAGTGGATGAACCACATCGTGAACCACCTCAACCGAATGGTTGACAACTTTGAACGTGCCGTGATGAACTACCGCCCCATGCTTGACGGTGAGCGCTTCATGACGGACAAGGAGCTTTGTGCCAGACTGCAACTGAGCCGAAGAACCCTGCAGGACTACCGAAACAACGGTGTCATCCCGTATATCCAGCTTGGCGGAAAGATACTCTACCGCGAGTCCGATATTCAGAAGATTCTGATGGCTAACTATCGTGAGGCGTACAGAATGAAAGGTGTGTAG
- a CDS encoding helix-turn-helix domain-containing protein yields the protein MGFIVFEEEAFNYLDAQLENFVKRMDRIREHSEDKTMNKWLDTQDVCQTLNICPRTVQTLRDNGTLAYTQISHKTYYKPEDVMAIVAVVEDKKKDMRFRKRTG from the coding sequence ATGGGATTCATCGTATTCGAGGAAGAGGCATTCAACTATCTTGATGCCCAGTTGGAGAACTTCGTGAAGCGCATGGACAGAATCCGTGAGCACAGTGAGGACAAGACCATGAACAAGTGGCTCGACACGCAGGACGTGTGTCAGACGCTCAACATCTGCCCACGGACAGTGCAGACGCTTCGGGACAACGGAACTTTGGCTTATACGCAAATCAGCCACAAGACCTACTACAAGCCGGAGGACGTGATGGCTATCGTAGCAGTAGTGGAGGACAAGAAAAAGGACATGCGCTTTCGCAAGCGCACAGGTTAG